In Candidatus Contubernalis alkalaceticus, the following proteins share a genomic window:
- a CDS encoding glycosyltransferase family 2 protein — protein sequence MLISVITPNYNYEKYIGETIQSVLDQDYEYIEHIIVDDGSTDKSVKVIQHYADRYPDRVRLIRQNNSGQTKALNTALESARGDIICWINSDDTFCPGAFKKAASFFKEDESLDIVYGDYNVMDSQGRYRYRFKELKFNRFMASMIGFGVVLASNSIFWRRRCTEKVGLFDESFNFCMDDEYFSRLTRNAKMKKVNIALANWRCHPQAKTVVFHSENTLKCEEERQRLFRKYYAELPISRVLSTQYIGIPRTYVRGKMILLKIINGNYLLRLKDKIIYHQNKTLPEERNNNKI from the coding sequence GTGCTTATTTCCGTAATTACGCCAAACTATAATTATGAAAAATACATAGGCGAAACGATTCAAAGTGTACTGGACCAGGATTATGAATATATTGAACATATAATTGTGGATGATGGTTCCACGGATAAATCTGTAAAAGTGATTCAACATTATGCGGATAGATACCCTGATAGAGTGCGTCTCATCAGACAAAATAACAGCGGTCAGACTAAAGCCCTAAATACTGCTTTAGAAAGTGCCCGGGGGGATATCATCTGCTGGATTAATTCAGATGATACTTTTTGTCCCGGGGCTTTTAAGAAAGCCGCCTCATTTTTTAAAGAGGATGAATCCCTGGACATTGTATACGGGGATTACAATGTTATGGATTCTCAGGGCAGGTATCGGTATAGATTTAAAGAACTTAAATTTAATCGTTTTATGGCTTCAATGATTGGTTTTGGCGTTGTGCTGGCCTCTAACTCTATTTTTTGGAGGAGAAGATGTACGGAAAAGGTGGGTTTGTTTGACGAATCTTTTAATTTTTGTATGGATGATGAATATTTTTCCCGATTGACCAGGAATGCCAAAATGAAAAAGGTAAACATAGCCCTGGCTAACTGGCGGTGTCATCCTCAGGCCAAAACAGTAGTGTTTCACAGTGAGAATACTCTAAAATGTGAAGAAGAAAGACAGCGTTTGTTTCGAAAGTATTATGCGGAACTCCCTATTTCCCGAGTTTTATCAACTCAATATATAGGGATCCCCCGTACATATGTCCGGGGGAAAATGATTTTATTAAAAATTATTAACGGTAATTATCTCCTTCGTCTAAAAGATAAAATAATTTACCATCAGAATAAAACTTTACCGGAGGAAAGAAATAACAACAAAATTTAA
- a CDS encoding oligosaccharide flippase family protein, whose translation MSKANLLKSSFVYVIASIFVQAINVLLIPIYTRNFTSEEYGLYVIIASIQNLLIIFAALGVFSGLSRFFYDYNNKNQIKNLVLSFSLVWSAVIGFLGIITAPAFASFAFGGYADGLHYTYFIIGNSILLCFISIYTAFYNMDNKPLKTGIINTGKLLLVLFLTIYLITILEQGIIGALKAQFTAYALVAALLLLMDRKNLKFILNKKQLKQIVSYGAGLVPGQAAVWVLTLIDRYFLQAMVNLSTVAVYSLGYNIGMLIKPIFLLPFSTAFTPFKYKVYKDEDGKGQLREQFKYYSFIGWFLITGISLYANIGIKVLATAEYGEAFKIVPLIVFSYFLWGLEQFYGLGLHIAKKMSVNSMIIMVGALFNILLNIIFIPVMGMYGAAAATIISYIIINILYYLAGKQYYDLGISLWEPYKYCPVFLFIYGAYFFLGIYSTAFYVEFAANMILIALYLFLVVSMKIMPYCEFQKIFALLKKTVKKEKNLSI comes from the coding sequence ATGAGTAAAGCTAATCTTTTAAAAAGCAGTTTTGTTTATGTGATTGCCTCAATTTTTGTACAGGCTATTAATGTTCTGTTAATACCCATATACACCAGGAACTTCACTTCTGAGGAATACGGCCTTTATGTTATCATTGCATCCATTCAAAACTTACTTATTATTTTTGCAGCTCTGGGGGTTTTTTCGGGGTTGTCAAGGTTTTTCTATGATTATAATAATAAGAACCAGATTAAAAACCTGGTTTTATCTTTTTCGCTAGTTTGGAGCGCCGTTATTGGATTTTTAGGCATAATCACAGCCCCTGCTTTTGCTTCTTTTGCCTTCGGGGGTTATGCTGATGGGCTCCATTATACTTATTTTATCATAGGAAATTCAATTCTGCTCTGCTTTATCTCAATATATACTGCCTTTTATAACATGGATAATAAACCACTTAAAACCGGTATAATCAATACCGGCAAGCTTTTATTGGTATTGTTTCTAACCATTTACCTGATCACTATTCTTGAACAGGGAATCATCGGTGCGTTAAAGGCTCAATTTACTGCATATGCCCTGGTGGCAGCTCTACTGCTATTAATGGATAGAAAAAACTTAAAATTTATTCTAAATAAAAAACAATTAAAACAAATCGTAAGTTATGGTGCAGGCCTGGTGCCGGGACAGGCAGCCGTATGGGTTCTAACCTTAATTGACAGATACTTTTTGCAGGCCATGGTAAATCTAAGTACTGTAGCTGTTTATTCCCTGGGATACAACATTGGTATGCTTATTAAGCCAATTTTCCTTCTCCCCTTCTCAACCGCTTTTACCCCCTTTAAATATAAAGTTTATAAAGATGAAGACGGCAAAGGGCAGCTGAGGGAACAATTTAAATACTACAGCTTTATTGGCTGGTTTTTAATAACAGGGATTTCATTATATGCAAATATTGGAATTAAAGTTTTAGCTACCGCAGAGTATGGAGAAGCTTTCAAAATTGTACCGTTGATTGTTTTTTCATACTTTTTGTGGGGGTTGGAACAGTTTTACGGTTTAGGGCTGCACATCGCCAAAAAAATGTCTGTTAATTCTATGATTATTATGGTAGGGGCTCTATTCAATATCCTTTTAAACATTATTTTTATCCCCGTAATGGGTATGTATGGGGCAGCCGCGGCTACAATTATCTCTTATATAATAATCAATATCTTATATTACCTGGCGGGAAAACAGTATTATGATTTAGGAATCAGCCTGTGGGAACCTTATAAATATTGCCCGGTATTTCTTTTTATATATGGGGCATATTTCTTTTTGGGAATATATTCCACCGCTTTTTATGTTGAATTTGCTGCCAATATGATTTTAATTGCCCTATACTTGTTTTTAGTAGTCAGCATGAAGATAATGCCTTATTGTGAATTTCAAAAAATATTTGCCCTGCTGAAAAAAACCGTGAAAAAAGAAAAGAATCTTTCAATTTAA